From the Senegalimassilia faecalis genome, one window contains:
- the nifJ gene encoding pyruvate:ferredoxin (flavodoxin) oxidoreductase: MTREFKSMDGNTAAAHVSYAFTEVAGIYPITPSSPMADLVDQWSAAGRKNVFGTKVKVCEMQSEGGAAGAVHGSLAAGALTTTYTASQGLLLMIPNMYKIAAEQLPSVFHVSARTVSTHALNIFGDHSDVMACRQTGFAMLAEGNVQEVMDLSAVAHLAAIKGRVPFLNFFDGFRTSHEVQKVAVWDYADLADMCDFDAVKAFRDHALNPERPRMRGSHENGDIFFQNREACNGVYDALPAVVEEYMDKVNAKLGTDYKLFNYYGAPDADRVIVAMGSICDVAEEVIDYLVAQGEKVGLVKVRLYRPFVTAKFSEALPETCTKLAVLDRTKEPGARDPLYLDVVNALMVEGRTGIKVTGGRYGLGSKDTPPASVFAIYTELAKDEPRSEFTIGIVDDVTGLSLPEDPAAPNTAAPGTIECKFWGLGGDGTVGANKNSVKIIGDHTDKYVQAYFQYDSKKTGGVTVSHLRFGDAPIRSSYYINKADFVACHNPSYITKNFPIVNDVKPGGAFLINCQWTPEELEHHLSAEAKRYIAANNVQLYTINAIDLAVELGMGKRTNTILQSAFFALANILPAEDALKYMKDAATKSYLKKGQDVVDMNHRAIDAGATAFVKVDVPASWADAVDNTEPEQLKGRPELVKQVREVMQPVGRMAGDTLPVSTFVDYADGQWEQGAAAYEKRGVSVSVAKWNAESCTECNSCSFVCPHACIRPFGLTDEEVAAGPEAMTVLPMKGKVKDLKYTLAISPLDCMGCGVCVKACPADALEMVGVEGELAQQDVFDYCVNDVADKPQIEDTTLRGSQFKQPLLEFSGACAGCAQTAYARLITQLFGDHMYISNATGCSSIWGGPAATSPYTVNKQGHGPAWSNSLFEDNAEHGMGMLLGYEAVNNMLAAEAQVIVDAGAEAAEVAQAWLDAREDKAASRAAADALIAALPAVAAGEGEVAEAAQRILDHKEYLAKKSIWIFGGDGWAYDIGYGGLDHVLASGEDVNIFVFDTEVYSNTGGQASKASNIGQVAQFAAAGKDIKKKSLAEIAMAYGYVYVAQVAMGAKPAQTLKAINEAEAYHGPSLIIAYSPCEMHSIKGGMANCQTEMKKAVDCGYWNLFRFNPEGAAGKKFTLDSKEPAGGYQEFLMNEARYSRLTREFPERAGELFVRNEQAAIERYAHLERLKAMYDGE, from the coding sequence ATGACGAGAGAATTCAAGTCGATGGACGGCAACACCGCCGCAGCGCACGTCTCGTATGCGTTCACGGAAGTTGCCGGCATTTACCCGATCACGCCCTCAAGCCCCATGGCCGACTTGGTCGACCAGTGGTCCGCAGCCGGTAGGAAGAACGTTTTCGGCACGAAGGTTAAAGTGTGCGAGATGCAGTCCGAAGGCGGCGCGGCGGGCGCGGTGCACGGCTCGCTGGCAGCCGGCGCGCTGACCACCACGTACACGGCTTCCCAAGGCCTTCTGCTCATGATCCCGAACATGTACAAGATCGCAGCCGAGCAGCTGCCCAGCGTGTTCCACGTGAGCGCCCGCACCGTTTCCACGCACGCGCTGAACATCTTCGGCGACCACTCCGACGTCATGGCCTGCCGCCAGACCGGCTTCGCCATGCTGGCCGAGGGCAACGTCCAGGAAGTCATGGATCTGTCCGCCGTGGCGCACTTGGCCGCCATCAAGGGCCGCGTGCCGTTTTTGAACTTCTTCGACGGTTTCCGCACGTCGCACGAGGTGCAGAAAGTTGCCGTGTGGGATTACGCCGATCTGGCCGATATGTGCGACTTCGACGCCGTGAAGGCGTTCCGCGACCATGCGCTGAACCCCGAGCGTCCGCGCATGCGCGGCAGCCATGAGAACGGCGACATCTTCTTCCAGAACCGCGAGGCGTGCAACGGCGTGTACGACGCGCTGCCGGCCGTGGTGGAAGAGTACATGGACAAGGTCAACGCCAAGCTGGGCACCGACTACAAGCTGTTCAACTACTACGGCGCGCCCGACGCCGACCGCGTCATCGTGGCCATGGGCTCCATCTGCGACGTTGCCGAGGAAGTTATCGACTACCTGGTGGCCCAGGGCGAGAAGGTCGGCCTGGTGAAGGTGCGCCTGTACCGTCCGTTCGTCACCGCGAAGTTCTCCGAGGCGCTGCCTGAGACGTGCACGAAGCTTGCCGTGCTTGACCGCACGAAGGAGCCGGGCGCGCGCGACCCGCTGTACCTGGACGTGGTGAACGCGCTCATGGTGGAAGGCCGCACCGGCATCAAGGTGACCGGCGGTCGCTACGGCCTGGGCAGCAAGGACACGCCGCCCGCGTCCGTGTTCGCCATCTACACCGAGCTGGCCAAGGACGAGCCGCGCAGCGAGTTCACCATCGGCATCGTCGACGACGTGACGGGCCTTTCGCTTCCCGAGGACCCGGCTGCGCCGAACACGGCGGCACCGGGCACCATCGAGTGCAAGTTCTGGGGCCTTGGCGGCGACGGCACCGTTGGCGCGAACAAGAACTCCGTCAAGATCATCGGCGACCACACCGACAAGTACGTGCAGGCCTACTTCCAGTACGACTCGAAGAAGACCGGCGGCGTGACGGTCAGCCACCTGCGCTTCGGCGATGCGCCCATCCGCAGCAGCTACTATATTAATAAGGCCGACTTCGTGGCGTGCCACAACCCCAGCTACATCACGAAGAACTTCCCGATCGTCAACGACGTGAAGCCCGGCGGCGCGTTCCTGATCAACTGCCAGTGGACGCCCGAGGAGCTGGAGCACCATCTATCGGCCGAGGCGAAGCGCTACATCGCGGCCAACAACGTGCAGCTGTACACCATCAACGCCATCGACCTGGCCGTTGAACTGGGCATGGGCAAGCGTACGAACACCATTCTGCAGTCTGCGTTCTTCGCGCTGGCCAACATCCTGCCGGCAGAAGACGCGCTGAAGTACATGAAGGACGCCGCCACGAAGTCCTACCTGAAGAAGGGCCAGGACGTGGTGGACATGAACCATCGCGCCATCGACGCGGGCGCCACGGCGTTCGTGAAGGTTGACGTGCCGGCTTCGTGGGCCGACGCCGTTGACAACACCGAGCCCGAACAGCTGAAGGGCCGCCCCGAGCTGGTCAAGCAGGTGCGCGAGGTTATGCAGCCCGTTGGCCGCATGGCCGGCGACACGCTGCCGGTTTCCACGTTCGTCGATTACGCCGACGGCCAGTGGGAGCAGGGCGCTGCCGCCTACGAGAAGCGCGGCGTGTCCGTAAGCGTGGCGAAGTGGAACGCTGAAAGCTGCACCGAGTGCAACAGCTGCTCGTTCGTGTGCCCGCATGCCTGCATCCGTCCGTTCGGCCTGACCGACGAGGAAGTTGCCGCCGGCCCCGAGGCCATGACCGTGCTGCCTATGAAGGGCAAGGTCAAGGATCTTAAGTACACGCTGGCCATCAGCCCGCTTGACTGCATGGGTTGCGGCGTGTGCGTGAAGGCCTGCCCGGCCGACGCCCTTGAGATGGTGGGCGTTGAGGGCGAGCTTGCTCAGCAGGACGTGTTCGACTACTGCGTCAACGACGTTGCCGACAAGCCACAGATCGAGGACACCACGCTGCGCGGCAGCCAGTTCAAGCAGCCGCTGCTTGAGTTCAGCGGCGCGTGCGCGGGCTGCGCTCAGACGGCGTATGCACGCCTGATCACGCAGCTGTTCGGCGACCATATGTACATCTCCAACGCCACCGGCTGCTCGTCCATTTGGGGCGGCCCGGCTGCCACCAGCCCGTACACCGTCAACAAGCAGGGCCATGGCCCGGCGTGGTCGAACAGCCTTTTCGAGGACAACGCCGAGCACGGCATGGGCATGCTGCTTGGCTACGAGGCCGTGAACAACATGCTGGCCGCTGAGGCGCAGGTCATCGTCGATGCCGGCGCTGAAGCTGCCGAGGTTGCCCAGGCGTGGCTTGACGCCCGCGAGGACAAGGCTGCCAGCCGTGCTGCCGCCGATGCGCTGATTGCCGCGCTGCCGGCTGTGGCCGCAGGTGAAGGCGAGGTTGCCGAGGCTGCTCAGCGCATCCTTGACCACAAGGAGTACCTGGCCAAGAAGTCCATCTGGATCTTCGGTGGCGACGGTTGGGCTTACGACATCGGCTACGGCGGACTCGACCACGTGCTGGCATCCGGCGAGGACGTCAACATCTTCGTGTTCGACACCGAGGTGTACTCCAACACCGGTGGCCAGGCTTCGAAGGCTTCCAACATCGGCCAGGTTGCCCAGTTCGCTGCTGCGGGCAAGGACATCAAGAAGAAGTCGCTGGCTGAGATTGCCATGGCGTACGGCTACGTGTACGTGGCGCAGGTTGCCATGGGTGCGAAGCCCGCGCAGACGCTCAAGGCCATCAACGAGGCCGAGGCGTATCATGGCCCGTCGCTGATCATCGCGTACTCGCCGTGCGAGATGCACTCCATCAAGGGCGGCATGGCCAACTGCCAGACCGAGATGAAGAAGGCCGTGGACTGCGGGTACTGGAACCTGTTCCGCTTCAACCCCGAGGGTGCTGCGGGCAAGAAGTTCACGCTGGACAGCAAGGAGCCGGCGGGCGGCTACCAGGAGTTCCTCATGAACGAGGCTCGCTACAGCCGCTTGACGCGCGAGTTCCCCGAGCGCGCCGGCGAGCTGTTCGTGCGCAACGAGCAGGCTGCTATCGAGCGCTATGCGCACTTGGAGCGCCTGAAGGCCATGTACGACGGCGAATAG
- a CDS encoding ABC transporter substrate-binding protein, whose product MEQQSSLSRRTFLAGSAVAAATAGLALTGCGSNNSSSSTDTAKKDSGTAAAGGTLTGACAYSSTNVNPVGNSSALMLAATWHVFEGLYDMDLHTYKTYNALAAAKPTKVSDTEYEVALRDGAKFSDGTDVTAADVVNAFELNMADATYGAFLEFIDSVAKKDDKTVTFTLKYPFESLLEGRLSVVKIFPASQTTDDLKTAPIGSGPWKYDKVNGDDQGSIEFLPNEYYNGEYKATADAMHWDVLLDDTSRTTALQEGSVQVMENVPDANADQLTAAGATVEYIQGFNQAFLMFNTQKAPFNDKRVRQAFFYAIDVDKLISNALNGHAAKVTSFLPKDHKNYHEASTVYTYDKDKAASLIKEAGAEGTSLELMVNNNWVKNLAAQIKNDLDAIGLNVTINETKIDWAKLAPSDSELPYDVMLTPGDPTCFGNDPDLLMSWWYGDNVWTKGRSCWQKAGDGKWEELAALMQQAREADSSKQQELWNQCFDIIAEEAPLYPLFHRELATGYQAGTITGFEPIATTGLVFLGASAKA is encoded by the coding sequence ATGGAACAGCAGTCTTCTCTGTCTCGCCGCACTTTCCTGGCAGGCAGCGCCGTGGCCGCCGCAACGGCTGGCCTGGCACTGACCGGTTGCGGCAGCAACAACTCCTCTTCTTCCACCGACACGGCGAAGAAGGATAGCGGCACCGCCGCAGCGGGCGGCACCCTCACCGGTGCATGCGCCTACAGCTCCACGAACGTCAACCCCGTCGGCAACAGCTCCGCTCTGATGCTGGCCGCCACGTGGCACGTGTTCGAGGGCCTCTACGACATGGACCTGCACACCTACAAGACCTACAACGCGCTGGCAGCCGCCAAGCCCACGAAGGTCTCCGACACCGAGTACGAGGTTGCCCTGCGCGACGGCGCCAAGTTCTCCGACGGCACCGACGTCACCGCAGCCGACGTGGTGAACGCCTTCGAGCTGAACATGGCCGACGCCACCTATGGCGCGTTCCTGGAGTTCATCGACTCCGTCGCCAAGAAGGACGACAAGACCGTCACCTTCACGCTGAAGTACCCCTTCGAGAGCCTGCTTGAGGGCCGCCTGTCCGTCGTGAAGATCTTCCCCGCCTCCCAGACCACCGATGACCTGAAGACGGCTCCTATCGGTTCCGGCCCCTGGAAGTACGACAAGGTCAACGGCGACGACCAGGGCTCCATCGAGTTCCTCCCCAACGAGTACTACAACGGTGAGTACAAGGCCACGGCCGACGCCATGCACTGGGACGTGCTGCTTGACGACACCTCCCGCACCACGGCCCTGCAGGAGGGCTCCGTGCAGGTCATGGAGAACGTGCCGGACGCCAACGCCGACCAGCTGACGGCCGCCGGCGCCACCGTCGAGTACATCCAGGGCTTCAACCAGGCCTTCCTCATGTTCAACACGCAGAAGGCCCCCTTCAACGACAAGCGCGTGCGTCAGGCATTCTTCTATGCCATCGACGTTGACAAGCTCATCTCCAACGCCCTGAACGGCCATGCCGCCAAGGTCACGTCCTTCCTGCCCAAGGACCACAAGAACTACCACGAGGCCTCCACGGTCTACACCTACGACAAGGACAAGGCCGCCTCGCTCATCAAGGAAGCCGGCGCCGAGGGCACGTCCCTTGAGCTCATGGTCAACAACAACTGGGTGAAGAACCTGGCTGCTCAGATCAAGAACGACCTGGATGCCATCGGACTGAACGTCACCATCAACGAGACGAAGATCGACTGGGCCAAGCTTGCTCCGTCCGACTCCGAGCTGCCCTACGACGTCATGCTGACGCCGGGCGACCCGACCTGCTTCGGCAACGACCCCGACCTGCTCATGTCCTGGTGGTACGGCGACAACGTGTGGACCAAGGGCCGCAGCTGCTGGCAGAAGGCCGGCGACGGCAAGTGGGAAGAGCTGGCTGCCCTCATGCAGCAGGCTCGCGAGGCCGATTCCTCCAAGCAGCAGGAGCTGTGGAACCAGTGCTTCGACATCATCGCCGAGGAAGCTCCGCTGTACCCGCTGTTCCATCGTGAGCTGGCCACCGGCTATCAGGCCGGCACCATCACCGGTTTCGAGCCCATCGCTACCACCGGTCTGGTGTTCCTGGGCGCTTCCGCCAAGGCGTAG
- a CDS encoding ABC transporter permease — protein MSNLLRLIGRRLIALPIMLFGVTILVFLIMALSPIDQAYQVLGENATAEQADQYREEHGLNDPVLVQYGNYMVGLFQGDMGTYGASNMSVSDRIGSALPVTLQLTFMGLIIAVIFSTILGVISALYRDRWPDQVIRVFSIACIATPSFWLAVLMILLFSSMLHWLPASGALPDFTTDPGGWIARMAMPAVALAIPVTGQMTRVIRTSMVEELDKDYVRTAIGAGIPKSIVVARNVLRNALITPVTVLGLRIGYLIGGAVVIEVIFNLPGMGAAIMSGIQSNYVMLVQGVVLVVAFTFIIINIIVDMLYILIDPRIRTV, from the coding sequence GTGAGCAACCTTCTGCGATTGATCGGACGGCGCCTCATTGCGCTGCCCATCATGTTGTTCGGTGTCACCATCCTCGTGTTCCTCATCATGGCGCTTTCCCCTATCGACCAGGCATACCAGGTTCTAGGCGAAAACGCCACGGCGGAACAGGCAGACCAGTACCGCGAAGAGCATGGGCTGAACGACCCCGTGCTTGTGCAGTACGGCAATTACATGGTGGGGTTGTTCCAGGGTGACATGGGCACCTACGGAGCAAGCAACATGTCGGTGTCCGACCGTATCGGTTCGGCGCTGCCCGTTACCCTGCAGCTAACGTTTATGGGCCTGATCATTGCGGTGATCTTCTCCACCATCCTCGGCGTGATATCGGCGTTGTATCGCGACCGATGGCCCGACCAAGTTATACGCGTGTTCTCCATCGCATGCATTGCCACCCCGTCGTTCTGGCTTGCCGTGCTGATGATTCTGTTGTTCTCTTCCATGCTGCACTGGTTGCCGGCATCCGGCGCGCTGCCCGATTTCACCACCGATCCCGGTGGGTGGATCGCGCGTATGGCCATGCCCGCCGTGGCTCTGGCCATCCCGGTTACGGGCCAGATGACGCGCGTTATCCGCACGTCCATGGTTGAGGAACTGGACAAGGACTACGTGCGCACCGCCATCGGCGCCGGCATCCCGAAGAGCATCGTCGTTGCCCGCAACGTGCTGCGCAACGCGCTCATCACGCCGGTCACCGTACTCGGCCTGCGCATCGGCTACCTCATCGGCGGTGCCGTGGTTATCGAGGTCATCTTCAACCTCCCCGGCATGGGCGCTGCCATCATGTCCGGCATCCAGTCGAACTACGTCATGCTTGTTCAGGGCGTTGTTCTGGTGGTTGCCTTCACGTTCATCATCATCAACATCATCGTGGATATGCTTTATATCCTGATCGACCCTCGAATCAGGACGGTGTAG
- a CDS encoding dipeptide/oligopeptide/nickel ABC transporter permease/ATP-binding protein → MVQLRGNLTKKMEDNAGKVRFRHLKAMTVGSRISLIVLLLVAMIAVLANIIAPHDPYEIFTARMAPDSQFLFGTDDKGRDVLSRMMYGARYSLVIGLGATAFALVAGSIVGAIAAVSRKWVSEVIMRICDIIMSFPGIALAATFVLSFGASIPSLIFAIGFLYIPQLARIVRANIVSEYGQDYVRAVIVSGARAPWILMKHVVRNCLAPVMVFTIVLVADAIVFEASLSFISAGIPEPTPTWGNILADARNGVLSGRWWQALFPGLAIMITVLCLNILSEGITDAMAAAPKAPVAADDAALNGEREADRLVADPTLAYKAQAAELERRLATLREVETKRTDRFPAHTDVPPILEVKDLCIKFPRHGDVNVVDHVSFVVRPRQTMGLVGESGCGKSITSLTIMGLLDPKAQISGQIMYNGQNLLDLNQKQMNALRGREIAMIYQDALSSLNPSMLIKAQMKQLTKRGGTRSAEELLELVGLDPKRTLDSYPHELSGGQRQRVLIAMALTRDPKLVIADEPTTALDVTVQKQVVDLLNRLQKELGFAMVFVSHDLALVAEVANSITVMYAGQVVEQGPVKDILCSPIHEYTRGLLGSVLSIEAGTGRLHQVPGSVPSPKDFPEGDRFTPRSSHPDKVSPIRPMLKRVKGTDHYYAELPDSELKRIGITPYLEGGEQA, encoded by the coding sequence ATGGTTCAACTTCGTGGAAACCTTACTAAGAAGATGGAGGACAACGCCGGCAAGGTGCGCTTCAGGCATCTGAAGGCCATGACCGTCGGGTCCCGCATCTCCCTTATCGTGCTCTTGCTCGTTGCCATGATCGCCGTGCTGGCGAACATCATCGCGCCGCACGACCCCTATGAGATCTTCACCGCCCGCATGGCCCCCGATTCGCAGTTCCTGTTCGGTACTGACGACAAGGGCCGCGACGTGCTGTCGCGCATGATGTACGGCGCGCGCTACTCGCTGGTCATCGGCTTGGGCGCAACCGCGTTCGCCCTTGTGGCCGGTTCCATCGTCGGCGCCATCGCCGCCGTGTCGCGCAAGTGGGTCTCGGAAGTGATCATGCGCATCTGCGACATCATCATGTCCTTCCCCGGCATCGCCCTGGCTGCCACGTTCGTGCTGTCCTTCGGCGCATCCATCCCGTCGCTGATCTTCGCCATCGGCTTTTTGTACATCCCGCAGCTTGCCCGTATCGTGCGCGCAAACATCGTGTCCGAGTACGGTCAGGACTACGTGCGCGCCGTCATCGTCTCCGGTGCCCGCGCACCGTGGATTTTGATGAAGCACGTGGTGCGCAACTGCCTGGCTCCCGTCATGGTGTTCACCATCGTGCTCGTGGCCGACGCCATCGTGTTCGAGGCGTCCCTGTCCTTCATCAGCGCCGGCATCCCCGAGCCTACCCCCACGTGGGGCAACATTCTGGCCGACGCCCGCAACGGCGTGCTGTCCGGTCGTTGGTGGCAGGCGCTGTTCCCGGGCCTGGCCATCATGATCACGGTTCTGTGCCTCAACATCCTGTCCGAGGGCATCACCGACGCCATGGCCGCCGCCCCGAAGGCTCCCGTGGCCGCCGACGACGCCGCCCTCAACGGCGAGCGCGAGGCTGACCGCCTGGTCGCCGACCCCACGCTGGCCTACAAGGCCCAGGCTGCTGAGCTTGAGCGCCGCCTGGCCACGCTGCGCGAGGTTGAGACCAAGCGCACCGACCGCTTCCCGGCGCACACCGACGTGCCGCCTATCTTGGAAGTGAAGGACCTGTGCATCAAGTTCCCGCGCCACGGCGACGTCAACGTCGTCGACCACGTCAGCTTCGTGGTGCGCCCGCGCCAGACCATGGGCCTGGTGGGCGAATCCGGCTGCGGCAAGTCCATCACCAGCCTTACCATCATGGGCCTGCTTGACCCGAAGGCGCAGATTTCCGGCCAGATCATGTACAACGGCCAGAACCTGCTTGACCTGAACCAGAAGCAGATGAACGCCCTGCGCGGCCGCGAGATCGCCATGATCTACCAGGACGCCCTGTCCTCGCTCAACCCGTCCATGCTCATCAAGGCCCAGATGAAGCAGCTCACGAAGCGCGGCGGCACCCGCAGCGCCGAGGAACTGCTTGAGCTGGTGGGCCTTGACCCGAAGCGCACGCTCGACTCCTACCCGCACGAGCTTTCCGGCGGCCAGCGTCAGCGCGTGCTCATCGCCATGGCCCTGACGCGCGACCCGAAGCTCGTCATCGCCGACGAGCCCACCACCGCCCTTGACGTGACGGTGCAGAAGCAGGTTGTCGACCTGCTGAACCGCCTGCAGAAGGAACTCGGCTTCGCCATGGTGTTCGTCAGCCACGACCTGGCGCTGGTGGCCGAGGTGGCCAACTCCATCACGGTCATGTACGCCGGCCAGGTTGTTGAGCAGGGCCCCGTCAAAGACATCCTGTGCAGCCCCATCCACGAGTACACGCGCGGCCTTCTAGGCTCCGTGCTGTCCATCGAGGCGGGCACCGGCCGCCTGCATCAGGTTCCCGGCTCCGTGCCGTCCCCGAAGGACTTCCCCGAGGGCGACCGCTTCACGCCGCGTTCCAGCCACCCGGACAAGGTGTCGCCTATCCGCCCCATGCTCAAGCGCGTGAAGGGCACCGACCACTACTACGCCGAGCTGCCTGACAGCGAGCTGAAGCGTATCGGCATTACGCCGTATCTCGAAGGAGGTGAGCAGGCATGA
- a CDS encoding ABC transporter ATP-binding protein, which produces MSEVTNNAAASSEQTPIIFLDDIRVTFKTRTGSLLHPNKVQAVRGLTLKLMPGETIGIVGESGCGKSTTANVMCGLQSPTSGKVYFKGQDVTKRTADMRKTIGRVISVVFQDPATALNARMTVRDQLADPMIVHKVGDKASRAKRVRELIEMVGLPESVLDALPGQMSGGQRQRVAIARALALKPDAIIADEPTSALDVSVRAQILNLLMDLKKELGLSMVFISHDIQTVRYISDRIIVMNAGQAVEQGTAAEVFNHPKDDYTRLLLGAAPSLLHPDLGK; this is translated from the coding sequence ATGAGCGAAGTGACGAACAACGCTGCTGCCTCAAGCGAGCAGACCCCCATCATCTTCCTGGATGACATCCGCGTCACGTTCAAGACGCGTACCGGCTCTCTGCTGCACCCGAACAAGGTGCAGGCCGTGCGCGGCCTTACGCTGAAGCTGATGCCCGGCGAAACCATCGGTATCGTCGGTGAATCCGGCTGCGGCAAGTCCACCACCGCCAACGTCATGTGCGGCCTGCAGTCGCCCACGTCCGGCAAGGTGTACTTCAAGGGCCAGGACGTCACGAAGCGCACGGCCGACATGCGCAAGACCATCGGCCGCGTCATCTCCGTGGTGTTCCAGGACCCGGCAACGGCCCTGAACGCCCGCATGACCGTGCGCGACCAGCTGGCCGACCCCATGATCGTCCACAAGGTGGGCGACAAGGCTAGCCGTGCGAAGCGCGTCCGCGAGCTTATCGAGATGGTCGGCCTGCCGGAAAGCGTGCTTGACGCGCTGCCCGGTCAGATGTCCGGCGGCCAACGCCAGCGCGTGGCTATCGCCCGTGCGCTTGCGCTCAAGCCCGACGCCATCATCGCCGACGAGCCCACGTCCGCTCTTGACGTGTCCGTGCGCGCTCAGATCCTGAACCTGCTTATGGACCTGAAGAAGGAGCTGGGCCTGTCCATGGTATTCATCAGCCACGACATCCAGACCGTGCGCTACATCTCGGACCGCATCATCGTCATGAACGCGGGCCAGGCCGTCGAGCAAGGCACGGCCGCCGAGGTGTTCAACCACCCGAAGGACGACTACACGCGCCTGCTCCTCGGCGCCGCCCCGTCCCTCCTCCACCCCGACCTGGGCAAATAG
- a CDS encoding N-acetylmannosamine-6-phosphate 2-epimerase: MDPIIEQLRGKVIASCQAYMGEPLRHPETMAQMARACELGGAGGIRCQGLSDIAAIKGRTEVPVIGIWKEGHEGVYITPTLRHARACVMAGADIVAVDATDRPRPDGKTLEDTVLPLKEEGVLVMADCATIEDIRHAFAIGCDIASTTLSHPGAAIDCGMADGPDVELVRQAVSEFPDKPVICEGRVHTPADAKAAMDAGAWAVVVGTAITHPTSITSWFVEAASK; encoded by the coding sequence ATGGATCCCATCATCGAACAATTGCGCGGCAAGGTTATCGCCAGCTGCCAGGCGTACATGGGCGAGCCGCTGCGCCATCCGGAAACGATGGCCCAGATGGCGCGTGCGTGCGAGCTGGGCGGTGCGGGCGGCATCCGCTGCCAGGGCCTGTCCGACATCGCGGCCATCAAGGGCCGCACGGAGGTGCCCGTCATCGGCATCTGGAAGGAAGGCCACGAGGGAGTGTACATCACGCCGACGCTGCGCCACGCGCGCGCGTGCGTTATGGCCGGCGCCGATATCGTTGCCGTCGACGCAACTGATCGTCCGCGTCCGGACGGCAAAACGCTTGAGGACACGGTGCTGCCGCTGAAGGAAGAGGGCGTGCTGGTGATGGCCGACTGCGCCACCATCGAGGACATCCGCCACGCATTCGCCATCGGCTGCGACATTGCGTCCACAACGCTGTCGCACCCTGGTGCCGCCATCGATTGCGGCATGGCCGACGGCCCGGACGTGGAGCTGGTGCGCCAGGCGGTGTCCGAGTTCCCGGACAAGCCGGTTATCTGCGAAGGCCGCGTGCATACGCCGGCCGATGCGAAGGCCGCCATGGACGCCGGCGCCTGGGCCGTGGTGGTGGGCACCGCCATCACGCACCCCACGTCCATCACCAGCTGGTTCGTGGAAGCCGCAAGCAAGTAA
- a CDS encoding ROK family protein, which produces MEYPVVVAALDIGGTKIAGALLRYAKAGQAPEVVYERQIPTDAKRGGGPVLVTVCDMANSLLAEARARREEVLGIGVSTAGRVDAETGGIAYANEIMPEWTGQPVRDRLEESCEVPVSVLNDVQAHGLGEARWGAARGAQTCMMIAAGTGIGGALIAHGKLVRGNHGFAGEIGHIACSQAVGIPCVCGGSGHLELVASGSGIEARYAEAGGEPVDGAEISRRAAADEPLAHHIIMQAGIALGEAIASITNLLDPDMVVIGGSVPKAGTRWRAAVQEGFERQIPPAQRGLPILAAELGDHAPLVGAAEDLLDTLELER; this is translated from the coding sequence ATGGAGTATCCCGTTGTTGTTGCCGCGCTTGATATCGGCGGCACCAAAATAGCCGGCGCGCTTCTGCGCTATGCGAAGGCCGGCCAGGCGCCCGAGGTGGTGTACGAGCGTCAGATACCCACCGATGCGAAGCGCGGGGGAGGGCCGGTGCTGGTAACCGTGTGCGACATGGCCAACAGCTTGCTTGCTGAAGCCCGCGCGCGACGCGAGGAAGTGCTGGGCATCGGTGTGAGCACGGCGGGGCGCGTGGACGCCGAAACAGGCGGAATCGCCTATGCGAACGAGATTATGCCCGAATGGACGGGCCAGCCGGTGCGTGATCGTTTGGAGGAATCCTGCGAGGTGCCCGTGTCCGTGTTGAACGATGTGCAGGCTCACGGCTTGGGCGAGGCACGCTGGGGCGCGGCTCGCGGTGCGCAGACGTGCATGATGATTGCCGCTGGTACGGGTATCGGCGGCGCGTTAATCGCGCACGGCAAGCTGGTGCGCGGCAACCATGGGTTCGCGGGCGAAATCGGGCACATCGCGTGCTCGCAGGCCGTGGGCATCCCGTGCGTGTGCGGTGGCAGCGGGCACTTGGAGCTGGTGGCTTCCGGCAGCGGCATTGAGGCACGCTATGCGGAAGCGGGCGGCGAGCCTGTTGACGGCGCCGAGATTTCGCGTCGTGCGGCGGCTGACGAACCGCTGGCGCACCACATCATCATGCAGGCGGGCATCGCGTTAGGCGAGGCCATCGCGAGTATCACGAACCTGTTGGACCCCGACATGGTGGTCATCGGCGGTTCGGTGCCGAAGGCGGGCACGCGTTGGCGTGCGGCCGTGCAGGAAGGTTTCGAGCGTCAGATTCCGCCGGCGCAGCGCGGGCTGCCCATTCTGGCGGCTGAGCTGGGCGACCATGCGCCTTTGGTAGGTGCTGCGGAAGACCTGCTGGACACGCTGGAGCTTGAGCGCTAA